A single window of Hippocampus zosterae strain Florida chromosome 15, ASM2543408v3, whole genome shotgun sequence DNA harbors:
- the agxtb gene encoding alanine--glyoxylate and serine--pyruvate aminotransferase b: protein MMQRTLFSRRSGLLVQQAAAAALDVPLAQRLDHRSASSVTIPPPACMLRPLEVPLRYLFGPGPSNIPPRVLAAGAKPIIGHLHPEMYEIMNDIKKGIRYAFQTENNMTLSMSGSGHAAMECAVFNTVEPGESVLIAINGIWGERVAEIAERMGANVHKLEKTPGNYFSNNEIEQAIEKHKPVLFFLTHGESSAGLCHPIDGIGDICRKHGCLFLVDTVASLGAAPIFMDQQNIDILYTGSQKALNAPPGTAPISFNDRACHKMFNRKTKPVSYLFDMEHLSNYWGCDGKPDRMYHHTGPVSGFFALRESLAILAEKGLEESWRKHKEVAAYLYRGLEDLGLKLFISDKDLRLPSVTTIAIPEGYNWRELLMYIMKNHRMEMTGGLGPSVGMVMRIGLMGYNCEKSNADMALHALADALKNCKKSKA, encoded by the exons ATGATGCAGCGGACTCTGTTCAGTCGGAGGAGCGGGCTCCTGGTCCAGCAGGCGGCGGCCGCGGCCCTCGACGTTCCGCTCGCGCAACGCCTGGACCACCGCTCCGCGTCGTCCGTCACCATCCCCCCACCGGCGTGCATGCTGCGGCCACTCGAGGTGCCTCTGCGCTACTTGTTCGGACCGGGACCCTCCAACATCCCCCCGCGTGTCCTCGCCGCAGGGGCCAAGCCCATAATCGGTCACCTGCATCCAGAAATGTATGAG ATCATGAACGACATAAAGAAGGGGATCAGGTACGCCTTTCAGACCGAGAACAACATGACGCTATCCATGAGCGGCTCGGGCCATGCTGCAATGGAGTGTGCCGTATTCAACACGGTGGAGCCCGGGGAGAGCGTGCTCATTGCTATCAATGGGATTTGGGGGGAGCGCGTTGCGGAAATTGCAGAGCGAATGG gAGCAAATGTACATAAACTTGAGAAAACACCAGGGAATTACTTCAGCAATAATGAGATCGAACAG GCTATCGAGAAACACAAGCCGGTGCTGTTCTTCCTAACACATGGCGAGTCATCTGCCGGTCTGTGCCACCCAATCGACGGCATTGGAGACATCTGCAGAAA ACACGGCTGCCTCTTCCTGGTGGACACCGTTGCATCACTCGGGGCGGCGCCCATTTTTATGGATCAGCAAA ACATTGACATCTTGTACACGGGTTCTCAGAAGGCCCTGAACGCACCGCCAGGCACGGCTCCCATCTCTTTTAATGACAGAGCGTG CCACAAGATGTTCAACAGGAAAACGAAACCAGTCTCGTACCTCTTTGACATGGAACACTTGTCCAACTATTGGGGGTGTGATGGCAAACCAGACCGAAt gtACCATCACACTGGTCCAGTGTCGGGTTTCTTCGCCTTGAGAGAGAGTTTGGCTATTCTGGCTGAGAAG GGTCTGGAGGAGTCCTGGAGGAAACACAAGGAGGTGGCAGCCTATCTGTATCGAGGACTTGAAGACTTGGGTCTCAAACTTTTCATTTCAGACAAG GATTTGAGACTTCCCTCCGTGACAACCATCGCCATCCCCGAAGGCTACAACTGGAGGGAGTTGTTGATGTATATAATGAAGAATCATCGAATGGAGATGACCGGAGGCCTGGGCCCCTCCGTCGGCATG GTGATGCGGATTGGACTGATGGGATACAACTGTGAGAAGAGCAACGCTGACATGGCGCTGCACGCCTTGGCAGATGCGCTGAAAAACTGTAAAAAGAgcaaggcttaa
- the thap4 gene encoding THAP domain-containing protein 4 — protein sequence MACPAHQPAEMNPAILPLDWLLGTWQSDEPGEGCFPTIKPFRYFETLQFSHVGQPVVNFSFNAFHADSKKPLHRECGFIRMQPGTNKVAFIVAQNSGLVEIEEGELTGQQLNLRSHAIARISFAKEPHVKEISRVFQLHADGKLEQRVSMATDTQPLMEHLRITYIRSS from the exons ATGGCTTGTCCTGCACATCAACCAG CTGAGATGAACCCCGCCATCCTGCCTCTGGACTGGCTTCTGGGAACTTGGCAGTCTGACGAACCGGGGGAGGGCTGCTTTCCCACCATCAAACCATTCCGCTACTTCGAGACGCTTCAGTTCAGCCACGTCGGGCAACCCGTCGTCAACTTCTC GTTCAATGCCTTCCACGCTGACTCTAAGAAGCCTCTGCACCGAGAGTGTGGCTTCATCCGGATGCAGCCTGGAACCAATAAAGTGGCTTTTATTGTGGCGCAGAACTCAG GTCTGGTGGAGATTGAGGAGGGCGAGCTTACAGGCCAGCAGTTGAACCTGCGCAGTCATGCCATCGCCAGAATCTCCTTCGCCAAGGAACCTCACGTCAAGGAG ATTTCACGAGTGTTTCAGCTCCACGCGGATGGGAAACTGGAGCAGagggtttccatggcaacagacACCCAGCCACTGATGGAACACTTGCGCATCACTTACATCCGCTCGTCTTGA